One part of the Chryseobacterium sp. 7 genome encodes these proteins:
- a CDS encoding polyphosphate kinase 2 family protein: MDTDFSDDFKVNGKFSIKKTSTSYKGKLTKEEGAEMLIKEKEKLRELQEKLYADGSKSLLVVLQAMDAAGKDSMIEHVFGGVNPQGCNVTSFKTPSSKEYSHDFLWRHYLALPQKGMIGIFNRSHYESVLVCKVHPEYNLSEKTWSSVKDFDDKFWENRYESIRNFEKHLAQNGTTIVKIFLHVSRDEQKKRLLERIDEQEKNWKFSAGDLPERALFDQYMEAYETAINETSKDHAPWYVLPADNKWFARVAAIQIIIDTLEKMDPKYPTLSDQDRQDLLESKKQLESE; the protein is encoded by the coding sequence ATGGACACCGATTTCTCAGATGATTTTAAAGTAAATGGAAAATTTTCAATAAAAAAAACGTCAACGTCTTATAAAGGGAAACTCACTAAAGAAGAAGGGGCAGAAATGCTGATTAAGGAGAAAGAAAAGCTTCGTGAGCTGCAGGAAAAACTGTATGCTGACGGAAGCAAGTCTCTTCTTGTTGTACTGCAGGCAATGGATGCTGCGGGAAAGGACAGTATGATAGAGCATGTTTTCGGAGGGGTAAATCCGCAGGGTTGTAATGTGACCAGCTTTAAGACACCAAGCTCCAAAGAATATTCTCATGATTTTTTATGGAGACATTATCTTGCGCTGCCACAAAAAGGAATGATTGGAATTTTCAACCGTTCTCATTATGAAAGTGTTTTGGTTTGCAAGGTGCATCCTGAATATAATTTAAGCGAAAAAACATGGTCATCGGTAAAAGATTTTGATGATAAATTCTGGGAAAACAGATATGAAAGCATCCGAAATTTTGAAAAACATCTTGCCCAGAACGGAACTACCATTGTAAAAATCTTTTTACATGTTTCTAGGGATGAGCAGAAAAAAAGACTTTTAGAAAGAATTGATGAACAGGAAAAAAACTGGAAATTCTCTGCGGGCGATCTTCCGGAAAGAGCTTTATTTGACCAATATATGGAGGCTTATGAAACCGCTATCAATGAAACTTCAAAAGATCACGCTCCATGGTATGTGCTTCCTGCTGACAACAAGTGGTTTGCAAGAGTAGCTGCTATTCAAATCATTATTGATACGCTGGAGAAAATGGATCCTAAATATCCTACTCTTTCCGATCAGGACAGACAAGACCTATTGGAATCAAAAAAACAATTGGAAAGCGAATAA